The Azospirillum brasilense genome window below encodes:
- a CDS encoding lysine--tRNA ligase: protein MTGERELALQAKAWPFEEARKLVARFAKEPPAKGYVLFETGYGPSGLPHIGTFGEVARTTMVRQAFQRMSDIPTKLFCFSDDMDGLRKVPDNIPNKELVAANLGKPLTQVPDPFGTHDSFGAHNNARLRAFLDSFGFEYEFQSSTDWYKSGRFDEALLGVLRRYDEIMAVMLPTLGEERQQTYSPFLPVSPSTGRVLQVPVLERNVDAGTIVFQDEDGKKVEVPVTGGHVKLQWKPDWGMRWYALGVDYEMYGKDLIPSAELAGKIVNILGGTPPQGFNYELFLDDKGQKISKSKGNGLTMEEWLAYAPPESLALYMFQKPKSAKRLYFDVIPRAVDEYLAFVAKLPVEEPAKALENPAWHIHNGTAPAVRSDVSFNLLLNLAGAANAETKDVMWGFISRYAPEATPENSPFLDKLVGYAVRYYQDQVKPTKRFRAPTDAERAALEDLLTRLDGIPADAAGDVIQNEVFAVGKEHGFTELRAWFQALYEVLLGQTTGPRMGSFIQLYGLDETKALIREKLAA, encoded by the coding sequence ATGACCGGCGAGCGGGAATTGGCGTTGCAGGCGAAGGCGTGGCCGTTCGAGGAGGCGCGCAAACTGGTCGCGCGCTTCGCGAAAGAGCCGCCGGCCAAAGGCTACGTCCTGTTCGAGACCGGCTACGGTCCGTCGGGCCTGCCGCACATCGGCACCTTCGGCGAGGTGGCGCGCACCACCATGGTCCGTCAGGCCTTCCAGCGGATGAGCGACATCCCGACGAAGCTCTTCTGCTTCTCCGACGACATGGACGGGCTCCGCAAGGTCCCGGACAACATCCCGAACAAGGAGCTGGTGGCCGCCAACCTCGGCAAGCCGCTGACCCAGGTCCCCGACCCGTTCGGCACGCACGACAGCTTCGGCGCGCACAACAACGCGCGGCTGCGCGCCTTCCTCGACAGCTTCGGCTTCGAGTACGAGTTCCAGTCCTCCACCGACTGGTACAAGTCGGGCCGCTTCGACGAGGCGCTGCTCGGCGTGCTGCGGCGCTATGACGAGATCATGGCCGTCATGCTGCCGACGCTGGGCGAGGAGCGCCAGCAGACCTACAGCCCGTTCCTGCCCGTCTCCCCCTCCACGGGGCGCGTGCTGCAGGTTCCGGTGCTGGAGCGCAACGTGGACGCCGGCACCATCGTCTTCCAGGACGAGGACGGCAAGAAGGTCGAGGTCCCCGTCACCGGCGGCCATGTGAAGCTCCAGTGGAAGCCCGACTGGGGCATGCGCTGGTACGCGCTGGGCGTCGATTACGAGATGTACGGCAAGGACCTGATCCCGTCGGCCGAGCTGGCCGGGAAGATCGTCAACATCCTCGGCGGCACCCCGCCGCAGGGCTTCAACTACGAGCTGTTCCTGGACGACAAGGGGCAGAAGATCTCCAAGTCCAAGGGCAACGGCCTGACCATGGAAGAGTGGCTGGCCTACGCCCCGCCGGAGAGCCTCGCCCTCTACATGTTCCAGAAGCCGAAGTCGGCCAAGCGCCTGTATTTCGACGTGATCCCGCGGGCGGTGGACGAGTATCTGGCCTTCGTCGCCAAGCTGCCGGTGGAGGAGCCGGCCAAGGCGCTGGAGAACCCGGCTTGGCACATCCACAACGGCACGGCCCCGGCGGTGCGCTCGGACGTGTCCTTCAACCTGCTGCTGAACCTCGCCGGGGCGGCGAACGCCGAGACCAAGGACGTGATGTGGGGCTTCATCAGCCGCTACGCGCCCGAGGCGACGCCGGAGAACAGCCCCTTCCTGGACAAGCTGGTCGGTTACGCCGTCCGCTACTACCAGGATCAGGTGAAGCCGACGAAGCGCTTCCGCGCCCCCACCGACGCCGAGCGCGCCGCGCTGGAGGATCTGCTGACGCGTCTGGACGGCATCCCCGCCGACGCGGCGGGCGACGTCATCCAGAACGAGGTCTTCGCGGTCGGCAAGGAGCACGGCTTCACCGAGCTGCGCGCGTGGTTCCAGGCGCTCTACGAGGTGCTGCTCGGCCAGACCACCGGCCCGCGCATGGGCTCCTTCATCCAGCTCTACGGACTGGACGAGACCAAGGCGCTGATCCGCGAGAAGCTGGCCGCCTGA
- a CDS encoding DMT family transporter: MSWLFLSVAIAFEIVGTVAMKMSDGMTRLWPSLAVVACYLVAFAMLAQALREIEVGVAYAIWSAVGTAAIAAIGIWVFGESLNFLKLAGILLIVAGVVSLRMSGSGA, translated from the coding sequence ATGAGCTGGCTGTTTTTGTCCGTCGCCATCGCCTTCGAGATCGTGGGCACCGTCGCCATGAAGATGTCCGACGGCATGACCCGCCTGTGGCCCAGCCTGGCGGTGGTGGCCTGCTATCTGGTTGCCTTCGCGATGCTGGCCCAGGCGCTGCGCGAGATCGAGGTGGGCGTGGCCTACGCCATCTGGTCCGCGGTGGGCACGGCGGCCATCGCGGCGATCGGGATTTGGGTGTTCGGCGAGTCGCTCAACTTCCTGAAGCTGGCGGGGATTCTGCTGATCGTGGCGGGGGTGGTGAGTTTGAGGATGTCGGGGAGCGGGGCGTAG
- the mtgA gene encoding monofunctional biosynthetic peptidoglycan transglycosylase produces the protein MRFPVRRLLRLLMALAVALVAFSVGWAALYRVVPVPATPLMLIRAAGGSGLAHDWVPMSQISPHLARAVIASEDTLFCGHGGFDWAAIEGAFEDNEEGRRLRGGSTISQQTAKNAFLWPDRSWTRKGAEAWFTLLIEALWPKSRILEVYLNIVEWDDGVYGAEAAARHHFTKPASALTRREAALLAVVLPNPRNWSPNPPGAYVARRAGVIERRMAVVERDGLADCAR, from the coding sequence ATGCGGTTTCCGGTCCGGCGTCTGCTGAGACTCCTGATGGCCCTGGCCGTCGCCCTGGTGGCCTTCAGCGTCGGCTGGGCGGCGCTCTACCGCGTGGTGCCGGTGCCGGCCACGCCCCTGATGCTGATCCGCGCCGCCGGAGGGTCCGGGCTGGCGCACGACTGGGTGCCCATGTCGCAGATCTCCCCCCACCTCGCCCGCGCGGTCATCGCGTCGGAGGACACGCTGTTCTGCGGCCATGGCGGCTTCGACTGGGCGGCAATCGAAGGCGCCTTCGAGGACAACGAGGAGGGCCGGCGCCTGCGCGGCGGCAGCACGATCAGCCAGCAGACCGCCAAGAACGCCTTCCTCTGGCCGGACCGCAGTTGGACCCGCAAGGGCGCGGAGGCATGGTTCACCCTGCTGATCGAGGCGCTGTGGCCCAAGAGCCGCATCCTGGAGGTCTATCTGAACATCGTGGAGTGGGACGACGGCGTCTACGGCGCCGAGGCCGCCGCCCGCCACCATTTCACGAAACCGGCATCGGCCCTGACCCGCCGCGAGGCCGCCCTGCTGGCCGTCGTCCTGCCCAACCCCCGCAACTGGTCCCCGAACCCGCCCGGCGCCTATGTGGCGCGGCGGGCCGGCGTCATCGAACGGCGCATGGCGGTGGTGGAGCGGGACGGGTTGGCCGATTGCGCGCGTTAG